GTTGAGAGTGAGTTCCACCGCTACCGTGACTGTCGTATCACCTAAGACTCTGACGAACATTCAGCAGCAGTGCCCCCGCTACACCGGAGCGCAGTCAGTGCATGTCGAAGAATCTACCGCCAGCGTTGTGCGCTTCAAAATCCCCGCAGCTCTTTGCATCTCTGGTGAGACTAAAGTGGCAGTGGCCGCTACTAAGGCTTGGGTTTCGGTCGACTAGTGCCCTTGCCAGAGGTTCTCGCGATCCTATCGACCAACTTACCGGCGCCGTCGGTATATGAAGCTTATGAACTAGGGGTGGAGGCTGCCCAAGATCGACTCTCCCGCCCGGTGCGGCCCAGACACGGTGGAGGTCAAGCACCCGTCGATGGCGAGGAAGATTCGTACGAGGCCCTTTGCGTGATAGCACTCCTAGAGACTACAGGCGATAAAGCTTTGATAGCGGAGCTAATTGCATCAGCGCTGTCGCGAGGTAGCACTCATAGCAAGGCTGCCGTACTCCTCGTTGCCGCGCCCCACTCCACCCTTACAGCCGCCGAATTCTTTGGCACCATATCGCCGCATCCATTGCCAGCGATAGTGACAATAGATGGGATTGACGATATCCCGAATGCTTTTGCCAAGATAATTGAGTACCACATTGTGAGCAGCTCGCATGGGTTCTTTCCAGAGGCCAAGACACTAGATAGGGCGCGTGCGTCACTAGATGGGCCAGACCCGCCGGGCTTAGGACCATATTCAACCGAGTACCATTTGCCCGGGAGGTTAGCTTGAACTTAAATTGGGTTGTTGCGGTGGTGGCGCCACGAGATGTGGCGGTCCATCCAAATTTCAGAGAAGACTCATTCAGCGCGCCGCGAGAGTTGGCAACCCGGCTTAAGGGCTGGCCGACCGATAGACGGAACACAGAGTCCTTTCCGCGCACTCGGGAGGAGGACCTGCTATTAGAAGCTGGCGCCAACGCTTTCGACGTCGCTCAGGCGGAGGAGGCGCTTGACACGCTATTGCTGCTCTCCAGGACCGCAGACGACTTGGCCCTGGCAACTGTCGCGTGCCTCTTTTACGCAGCGGGTAAAGCTGACCTCGACGACTATGAACCCCTATTGACGGCGATCGATCACGGTTTAGCGAGACTTGAGCCTGTTGATGGAGTAGTCGGGGGGCTCCTTCGTTCCTTGTTGCACCTTCAGCGAGCACTCCGTGTCTCGGAGACCAACGGTACAGGTGTCAAGGACGGGCGGATAGCGCTCGAGCACCTCCGTCAACTCAATACATCGCCCTTAGGGTTAGTTGACATCAGCCCTGGGGTCTCCTGGGATTCGAGCCACGTCTGGCGACGGGTCAGAGACGAATTGATTACGTCGGCTCGATCACATGTTGGCATGACCAGCCCCCTTCATCATGACAATTCGTGGATGGAAAGCGTTAAGGCCGAAAAGGCTCGTGTTTTCCTCGAATTTTCGGCGTCGGCCGGCGAAGGCTTTGATAAGCTGATAGATGAGCGATTCAACACTGTGACCAAAGACCCCACCGTAACTTGGGGGGCGCGGAACACCATTGAAGGCCCAATCATAAATGAACTTATACATCAGGAGCTGATTGGTAGCCGCTATGCGCCACATGGACGCAAGGTGTTGGGACAGATTCGTCTGCTCCGTGCCGATATGCAAGGTCCGTTAGACGCCTTGCGTCTGCTGCGCCAATCCAAGGAAACAAAGTCGTTCGCCAAGGGCGCGCGGCACTTTAGAGCCAACGGGCCGCTGAACGTGGTGCGTGCGGAAGCGTTAGCAGTCATTCATCGACGTCCTTTGTCATGGTGGCGCGACGTGGATATAGAGGCTATGGCGCAGGGGGGCGACCTGCTTGGTTCCTCCGATGCGGCCAGGGGCTTTGAGGCCCTATCCCAAGCGATGCGAAATTCATCCAAGGACACGGATGTCCGCTTCGGCATGGACCGTCGAATGGCGGCGCTCGGCACCCTCTCGAGAACTGCTGGGCGAGATGAAGACTTGTGCACCTTGGTCCTTCAACTTGTGACTCAAGGTCCTCAGGAACAGATCCTTATGAATGCCTACGCCGTGGGACTTCGGTACGTCGAGTGGGAGAAGGTGACACTGGGCACCCAAAGCGCCTGGCGCCACTGGCTGGAGAAGGGGCCCACAGGCGTCGATCATTCTGCAGTGCGATTGACTGTGGCCGCTGCCGTGGGCCTCCCTGACACAGTGGACCGCGGAGGTACCGGCTTGACGGCGATTGCAGCCGAACTGAATTCGGCGGCTTCGTCTGATGCCCTATCCCCCATCAGCCACGTTCGTGCGGTCGAGATGGCAGAGTCGCTTATTGAAGCCATGACCGGGATTCGGGAGAAGGCTAGTCGCGGCGGGTACGGTTTCGGGGGTCTCAGTCCCGCGGACTTGGCCGTTACGCTCCTAGCGCACAATGGGGGTATTTCTGACCTATGGGAGGCCGTGATCGGTTATGTGACAGACCCGAATATTCCTCGCGAACTAAAGGCAGATGCGGTCGACCGATTGGCTCGCCTGTCGAAAGAGATTCCGAACGAATCACTTTCTGAACTATCCCTCGGAGTTGACGGCCTCTTCGCGTCCCAGAATTTGCACTTGCCGAACAGTGGTGGTTCTGACGTTTTTGCCCCGGCGCTGCGTCTTGCTGCTCTTACAGGTATCCGGGGTGAAGCGTCCCTACTTTCGGATTTGGTCCGCCTCACGTCGGATCCGGCTCCAGCGGTGCGGGTGGAGGCTGCTAGAACACTCGACGCCATGGCTGGCAACGCAGCCTGCTTGTTCTCGTGGGCACACGCCCTGTTGGTCCAACTTTGCCGTGACCGAGACGCCACTGTCCGCGCGAACGCGGGGCACGGCCTTGCGAGGGCAGCGGCACCGCAGAACGAGTTGCGGTCACTATGGGAGGAACTTCTGGTCGAGTTGCTAGGAGAAGACGGCGTCATTGTTCCGCTTTTCACCGTCCGTGGAGTAGAAGAGGCTTGGTCTAGAGGCGACATGCCGGTCCCCGCCGTTGTGCGCTCGATCGAGGAAAGGGCGGAAAATTCGATGTCTCTTGGGGTAAGGGAAGCCTGTGCGGCGGCGCTAGTGCTACTGGCGAAACGAACCCCCGCCCAAGACGATAGCTGAACCTGGGTCAAGTCCCCTCGGGTGGTGTAGCGCTGTGTACTCCTTCGTGATGATTCAGGCGGTCAGTGCGGGTAGGTGATCATCTCCGATCTCAGGGTCGGTGGTGGGCACGATGTTGATGCGGCAGCGGGCGAGGACTTCCAGGCCGAGGTAGCGCCGGCCTTCGGCCCATTCGTCGGTCTGCTCGGCCAGCACGGCGCCGACCAGGCGCACGATCGCGGCCCGGTTGGGGAAGATGCCCACGGCGTCGGTGCGGCGGCGGATCTCGCGGTTGAGGCGCTCTGCGGGGTTGTTCGACCAGATCTGGGTCCACACGTCTTTGGGGAAGGCGGTGAACGCCAGGATGTCGGCTCGAGCGGTGTCGAGGTGCTCGTGGACGTCGGGCAGTTTGCCGTCGACGTAGTCCAGCAGCCGCTCGAACTGTGCCTGGACGGCGTCCTTGTCGGGTTGGTCGTACACCGAGTGCAGCATCGCCTTGACCGCTGGCCACATGCTCTTGGGCGTGGCGCTCATCAGGTTCGCGCTGTAGTGCGTGCGACAGCGTTGCCACGATGCTCCGGGCAGGTTCGCCGCGATCGCCTCGACCAGGCCGGCGTGGGCATCTGAGGTGACCAGCCGGACGCCGGTCAGGCCGCGGGCGGTCAGGTCGGCGAAGAACTCGTTCCACGCCGCACCGGTTTCCGAGGTCGCCACGCGTAGTCCCAGGACCTCGCGGTGCCCGTCGGCGTTGACGCCGGTGGCGATCAGCGCGACGGCGTTGATCACCCGGCCACCTTCGCGCACCTTCATCGTCAGCGCGTCCGCGGATACGAACGTGAATGGTCCTTCGTCGCTCAGGGGGCGGTGGCGGAAGTCCTCGACGAGTTGGTCAAGGTCGGCCGCCATCCGAGAGACCTGTGACTTGCTCAGCGAGTCGATCCCCAATGTCTTGACGAGCTTGTCCATGCGGCGGGTGGACACGCCGGCGAGGTAACAGTCGGCGACGACGGTGATCAGCGCCGACTCGGCGCGCTTGCGCCGCTCGAGCAGCCACTCGGGGAAGTAGCTGCCGGTGCGCAGCTTGGGGATGGCGACGTCGACGGTCCCGACGCGGGTGTGCAGGTCGCGGTGGCGGTACCCGTTGCGTTGCGCGGTGCGACCCGGAGTGGGCCGTCCGTACTCGGCGCCGACGACGGCGTCAGCGTCCGCGGACAACAACGCGTTGATCATCGTCTGCAGCAGGTGCCGCATCAGATCAGGACTGGCTTCGCTCAGGGCTTCACCAAGCAGGCCGGCAGGGTCGACAATGTGTGGAGCGGTCATCGTGATGACTCCGTTCGAGAGTGCTGTGAGAGGTTCACTCGAAGGATCACACGGTGACCGCACCTACGTCCGTAACGGACGACGTGGCCACCCTGCGCTACACCACTATGCGGGACTCAACTTGAACCTGCCTCATCACTTGATGGGCGACCGGTCCTCAAGGCCGACTTTTCGGTCGTTTCTCGGGGGTTGATGCGCTGGGTGGCTCACCCCGTTCCTCGTAAACTCGAGGTCGTGGAGTCTGTTCCAACGTCGGCTGGCCGTTCGGGCGCGACAAAGGTGTAGATCGCCGAGCGGCGCGATGGGCGCCATCGTGTCATCGAGCACGTGGGCGCTGCGCGGTCCCAAGGAATAGGGTCAGCGGGCGAAGTCGGCGACGACCTCGAGGCACTCGCTCGGCGCCTCCCAGAGCGTGTTGTGGTCCCGCCCCTCGACGACCACCCGGTGCACGTCCGGGATCACCGCGGCGAGCGCAGCACTCATCTGCGGCGGCACGAGCGAGTCCTGCGCGCCGTGCACGAGCAGCGTCGGCACGCCGATCCGCGGCGCGAGCACGTCGGTCTCCCACCGGTCCGGCACGAGGAGACGCGGGAAGACCCGCACCACCCGGCGCACCATCGCCGTCATCGAGGTGAAGGGCGAGACGAGGACGAGGCGGCCGCCCCCTTCGTCGTCCGTGAGGTGGCCGTCCGCGGCGAGGTGGGCCGCGACGGAGGAGCCGAGCGACTCCCCCACGAGCACGGTCTCCGGCGCGCTGAGCCCCTGCTCGCGCAGGTGGGTCAGCCCGTCGACGGCCGCGCCCAGGATGGCCCGTTGGGTGGTCCGCTGCTCGGCGGCCGGCCCGTAGCCCGGGTACTCCACCGCCGCGAAGCCGAGCCCGTGGTGGGCGAAGAGGTCGGCGAGCGGGCTGATGGAGGCGAGGTCGGAGCCGTTGCCGTGCATGTAGACGACCGTCCGGCCACCGCTCGGGGCGGGCCGGTGGAGGAGGTGGGTCCCACCCTTCGTCGTCTCGTGCTCCGCACCGTCGTAGGCGGGGACGGGGTAGATCAGGCGCCGCAGCATCACGCCCCCGAGCGAAGGGGGGCCACCGGCGCCCCGTTACCGAGGTCCGGGTCGGGGAGCACGCCCTCCTCGTCGAGCAGGCGCACCTCGTGCCCCTCGAGCCGCAGTCGACGCAGGCACTCCAGCAGCATCCGGCGGGCGACATTGCGCACGGAGTGCACCCGGGAGAGGTCGAAGGCGACGATGCGCTCCTCCGGGGGATTCGCCGAGATCCGCTCGACGACCCGCTCCGCTCCGGAGAAGCCGATCGTGCCGGCGAGCTCGTAGATCCGCACGAGGTCCTCGCCCACGCGCTCCACCCGTGAGGAGTGCATGACCGCCCGCGCCGGCGGGGCCACGGCCATCAGGTGCAGACCCATGTCGCGGGAGAGCCGCGCGAAGGTCTCCACGCCGCGCACGCTGTTGCCGTGGGCGTCCAGGCGCGGCGAGAACGAGGCGATGCCGACCTGACCGGGCAGGGTGCCGATGATGCCGCCGCCGACCCCGCTCTTGGCGGGGATGCCGACGGAGGAGGCCCAGTCCCCGGCCGAGTCGTACATGCCGCAGGTGAGCATGACCGACAGCACGTGCCGCACGAGGGGCGGCTCGTATATCCGCTGGCCGGTGACCGGTTGGACGCCGCCGTTGGCGAGGGTCGCGGCCATGGTGGCGAGGTCGCGGGTCGTGATGTTGATGGCGCACTGGCGGGTGTATGACTCGATGATCTCCCCGGCCGGCTCGGTGATGGTGCCGTGGTTGCGCAGCATGTGGATGATCGCGAGGTTGCGGTCGCTCGTCGCGAGCTCGGACTGCCAGACCTTTTCGTTGACCGTCAGCTCGCGGCCGGCGAGGGCGGACAGGTGTGCCCGGATCTGCTCGAAGCGTTCCTCCGGGTCGGCGCCGTCGCCGATGAGCGTGTGCGCGGTGATCGCTCCGGCATTGATCATCGGGTTGCTCGGACGGCCGGTGCCCGGCTCGAGCGAGAGCTCGTCGAAGGGGTCGCCGGAGGGCTCGACGTCGATCGTGTCCAGGACCGCCTCCAGCCCGTGCTCGCGGATCGCCAGGCCGTAGACGAAGGCCTTGGAGATCGACTGGATCGTGAACTCGACGTCGCTGTCCCCGACCGCGTAGACGGTGCCGTCGAGCGTGGCCAGAGCGACGCCGAACCGATCAGGGTCGACCGATGCCAGCTCGGGGATGTAGGAGGCGGGCGACCCTCCGCGGTGTGGGGTGCATGCTGCCGCGACCTCCTGGAGGTAGTCGGGTACCGGGTTCTCCATGCGCCCGATCGTGTCACGACGCGTTGGTCGCGTCCCCGATGACTGCCGGGGCGACGACCTCCCCGGTCGCTCGGTCGCCGTCACCGACGAGCCAGCCGAACCGCTTGACCGTGCGCAGGGTGACGACGGACTCCACCAGCGAGAGCCACGGCATCCGCTCGCCGAGGAGTCGCTCGAGCCGCATGAGGTCGGATGCCGAGCGCGCCCACACGGCGACGAGGAGGTTGGTGTCGCCGGTCGTCGAGACGCACAGCCGCATCTCGGGAAGCGTGGCCAGCGCGGCGACCGCCCGCTGCTTCGCCTCCTCCGGCACCCGGATGAGCCAGGTGCAGTTCAGTCCCCAGAGGGTGGGGTCCTGGGCGATCTCACAACGGAACGACAGCGCGCCCGACCCCACGATCCGCGCGAGGTGTCGGCGCACGGTCGCGGGGTTGCGGCCCGTCGCCCGGGCGATCTCCGCGGCGCCGGCCCGCCCGTCGAGCGCGAGGGCCTCGATGATCGGTTGCGGGTCCCGGGGCAGGTGCCTGCCGGACGGTGCCACGTGCTGGCGTGCAGCCTCGAAGCCCTCTCGCTGGGACGTGTCGAGGGTGTTCAGCCGCCAGTCCCTGCCCTGTCGGTGGATCTGCAGCGCCAGTCTGGCCCGTTGCCGCTGCACCCCCGGTACCGACGGCAGGACGTCGAGCAGGTAGCGGGACAGCGCGGTGAGGTCGCGCGCCATGACGGTCAGCGACAGGTCCCGGCCCCGCGCACTCTGCTCGATCGACATGGCGCGTGGGTCGCGGGCGAGGGCGGTGACGGCCTCCCGGTGGGCGCCCGGCTCGAGGTCGACGTCCACGAACGCCGTGAGCACCTCGTCGTGCCCGGACGGGTGGGCCACGACCCACGCCAGACCCTGGGAGCGCAACCGGTCCCAGCGGCCCATCAGGGTCACCGGCGAGGTCTGCAGGATCCGGGCTGCCCGGGCCCAGGACACCCGGGGCGCGATCTGCAGGCCGTGGAGGAGCTGCAGATCGAGCTCGTCGAAGGCAGTCGGTTGCACGGATCCTCCTTGGAATGCCGTTCATCGTCACGGAAACATCAAAATCCACGGACCGAGGTGGCCACGATTCCACACTTGTGCGATCCGAGGGACCGAGCAACGACGCCGGAGGCACCACCGATGACCCTGCTGGACGACGCATCCACGATGGCGGACGAACTGACCCGTCTGCGTCGCGACCTGCACCGCGAGCCCGAGATCGGGCTCCGGCTGCCACGCACCCAGGAGCGCGTGCTCCGCGAGCTGGACGGCCTCCCCCTCGAGATCTCGCTGGGCGACTCGACGACGTCGGTGACCGCGGTCCTTCGCGGCACGGCGGGAGCGAAGGGGGCCTCCCCCGCCGTCCTCCTCCGCGGTGACATGGACGCTCTACCCGTGCAGGAGGCGAGCGGTCTCCCCTTCGCCTCCCGGGTCGAGGGCGCGATGCACGCCTGCGGGCACGACCTGCACACCACCATGCTCGTGGGTGCCGCGCGGCTCCTCGCGGAGGAGCAGCACCGGCTCGCCGGTGACGTCGTCCTGATGTTCCAGCCCGGGGAGGAGGGGTGGGACGGCGCCGCGCACATGGTCCGCGAAGGGGTCCTCGATGCCGCTGGCCCCCGCGTCGAGGCCGCCTTCGGGCTGCACGTCTTCTCCGCCCTGGAGCGTGCGGGACAGTTCCGGACCAAGCCGGGGCCGATGCTGGCCGCCTCGGACGGGCTCGTCGTCGAGGTACACGGTGCCGGCGGCCACGGCTCGGCACCGCACCTGGCGAGGGACCCCGTCACCGCGATCGCCGAGATGGTCACCGCGCTGCAGACGGTCGTCACACGTCAGGTGGACATCTTCGACCCCGCGGTCGTCACCGTGGGCGCCCTGCGCGCCGGGACACGCCGCAACGTCATCCCCGAGACCGCCTCCCTGGAGGCCACGGTCCGCACCTTCTCGGAGCGCACGCGTGACCAGCTGGCCGCCGCCCTGCCCCGCCTGATCGAAGGAATCGCGCACGCACACGGCGTCGAGGTCGAGGTCCGCTACGAGCCCGAGTACCCGGTGACGATCAACGACGTCGACGAGACCGCCTTCGCCGCCGAGACGATCACGGAGGTCTTCGACGAGGGCCGCGGTGCGCAGATGACCCACCCCCTGGGCGGGTCCGAGGACTTCTCCCGGGTGCTCGACGAGGTGCCCGGCACCTTCATCGGTCTCGGTGCCGTCCCCGACGGCCGCGACCCGGCGACCGCCCCTTACAACCACTCCCCCCACGCCGTCTTCGACGACTCCGTCCTCCCCGACGGCGCCGCCCTCCTCGCCGAGCTCGCCACCCGGCGCCTGTCCACCGCCACCACCAGGAGCACCTCATGAGCACCACCGTCATTCCCCCGCGGACCGGCAAGGAGTCCCGCGGCAAGAACAAGACCATCATCGGGACCGGGATCGGCAATGCGCTCGAGTGGTTCGACTGGGGGATCTTCGCGGTCTTCTCACCGTTCTTCGCCACCCAGTTCTTCAACCCCGCCAACCCGGTGTCGGCCTTCCTGTCGACTCTGGCCGTCTTCGCGGTGGGGTTCCTGGCACGGCCCCTCGGCGGCTTCGTCTTCGGTTGGATCGCTGACCACCGCGGTCGCAGGCTGGCGATGACCTCGACGGTCGGCGCGGCGGCGGCCGGCAGCATCCTCATCGCGGTCTCCCCCACCTACGGCCAGATCGGCGTCCTCGCCTCGCTCCTGCTGGTCCTCGCCCGTCTGGTGCAGGGCCTGGCGCACGGTGGCGAGCTCCCGTCGGCCCAGACCTACGTCTCCGAGTACGCCCAGGACGGCAACCGTGGCCTGTGGGCCAGCCTGATCTACGTCTCCGGAACCATCGGCAACGTCGCCGGGGTGCTCACGGGTGCGGTCCTCACCACGCTGCTGACCCAGAGCCAGATGGTGTCCTACGGGTGGCGGATCCCCTTCGCCATCGGTGGCGTCTTCGGCCTGTACGCCCTGGTCATGCGCTCGCGCCTCACCGAGACCGACCACTTCGAGAGCGCCGCACGGGCCGAGAAGTCCGGGCCCAGCCTGTGGCGGCAGATCTGGACCCACCGGGTCTCCGCCCTGCGCGTGATCGGCCTGACGGTCGGCCTGACGATCGCCTTCTACACGTGGGCCATCGCAGCCCCCGCGCGCGCGATCGCCTCGCTGGGCATCGACGCCTCGTCCGCCCTGTGGGTCGGCGTGCTGGCCAACCTCGTCTTCATCGCGCTCCTGCCCGCCTGGGGCGCACTGTCCGACCGGATCGGCCGCAAGCCGGTGCTGCTCATCGGCGCCCTGGGCATCGCCGCGGTGTCCTTCCCGCTGAACGCCTACCTGCAGGACTCCGCCCTCCAGCTCGCGGTCGCGATGATCGTGGCGTTGATCTTCATCGCCGCTGCCTGCGCGATCGTGCCGGCGGTCTTCGCGGAGATGTTCCCCACGAGCATCCGCACGATCGGGGTGGGCGTGCCCTACTCCATCGCCGTCGCCGCCTTCGGGGGCACGGCTCCGTACCTGCAGGAGTGGCTGGGCGCGAACGTCGGCCCCTCGGCCTTCGTCGGCTACACCGTGGCCCTGCTGCTGGTCTCGGCGGCGGTCATCGCCACGATGCCCGAGACGAAGGGGAAGAACCTGCACGACGGCTGACCCAGCCGGACACTCAGCCCTCGCTGACGCCATGGTTGCCCGAGACGCCCTCGGATGACCGGGATATCCGAGAACGACCGCGCCACAAGCCGGTCACTCGCGGGTTTCCCGGGCCGGCCAAGACGACCCGGCCATCACCCGTTGGTCGGCGGACGCCTCACCCCCTTCGCCCTTGAGCGAAGGGGGTGAGTCACCTCAGGCCAGCGGCATGCAGGCCCTGGCCAACAGGTCCTCCTCCGCGGTGTCGGAGCAGTCGTTGAGGTAGCGGTTGAGTCCCAGGACACCGATCGGATCATCCAGGTCGTGGCGCGGCGCGAGCGCGAGCCCTTCGGCCCGGACGAACTCATCGATCCGGGTGTGCGCCTCGGTGATCAGGCTGTACGGCCCCTGGAGGCGGGCCATGACGACCTCCTGCTCGGGGACCTCGTGGACCGTGGGCGACGACGGTGAGCGGCGTGGCGGTGGCGGCCGAGGCCGTGGCGCTCGGTGCGGTCAGCGCGGTCGACGGGACGGCAACGGCGACCGGCCCGGCGAGCAGGACGGCGGCGCCGGTGGCGGCGAGCAGACGAAGGGGGTGGACGGCGGGTCAGGACTCCGTCCGGAGACGGCCCCTAGATGGTCGCGGCGTCGATGACGAAGCGGTAGCGCACGTCGGAGGCGACGACGCGGTCCCAGGCCTCGTTGACCTTCTCCGCGGGGATGACCTCGATCTTGGCGCCGATGCCCTTCTCCGCGCAGAAGTCGAGCATCTCCTGGGTCTCGGGGATGCCGCCGATGTTGGACCCGGCGAGGGACTTGCCGCCCATGATCAGCGAGAAGGCCGGCACCTCGAAGGGCTCGACCGGGCCACCGACGTTGACCACGGTGCCCTCGGGGGCGAGCATCGACAGGTACTTCTTCATCGGCAGCTTCGCGCTGACCGTGTTGAGGATCAGGTCGAACTTCCCGCGCAGGTCGGTGAAGGTCTCCTCATCACTCGTCGCGCGGTAGTCGACGGCCCCGAAGGCCAGACCGTCCTCCTGCTTCTTCAGCGACTGGGACAGCACGGTCACCTCGGCGCCGAGCGCGACGGCGAGCTGCACGCCCATGTGGCCGAGCCCGCCGAGGCCGACGACGGCGACCTTCGTGCCCTCGCCGACGTGCCAGCGGCGCAGCGGCGACCAGGTGGTGATGCCAGCGCACAGCAGCGGCGCGGCGACGTCGAGCTCCAGGCCGTCGGGGATGCGCAGCACGAAGTCCTCGGTGACGACGACGTGCGTCGAGTACCCGCCCTGGGTGACCGTGCCGTCGCGGTCGGTCGCGGCGTAGGTGCCGATCTGCTGCGGGCAGTACTGCTGGTTCCCCGCCTTGCAGGCGTCGCACTCACCGCAGGAGTTGACCAGGCAGCCGACGCCGACGCGGTCCCCGACGGCGTGGCTGGTCACCGCGGAGCCGACCTCGGCGACGGTCCCGGCGATCTCGTGGCCGACGACGAGGGGGTAGGGCGCCTCGCCCCACTCGCTGCGGGCGGTGTGGATGTCGCTGTGGCAGATGCCGGCGTAGGCGATCTCGATGAGCACGTCGTGCTCGCCGAGGTCGCGGCGCTCGATGGTCGTCGGGGACAGGGGCTCGGTGGCGGAGGGGGCCGCCCAGGCCTTCACGGTGCGCACGGGTGCGCTCCTCTCGTGGACGAAGGGGGATCCTGCCCAGTCAACCCCTCACCCGCGTCATCGGCAAACCATGTGTCGGGTGTGGCGTGGACCACCACAGGCTAGGACAGGCGAATCTGCGTCAGGCGTCGGGCGCGACCAGCAGCCGCAGCAGCGGCGCGGCGTCGTCGGGCAGGTCGGCGGCCGGGTCGAGCCAGCGCACCTCCTCGATCTCGGCCGCCGGCACCACCTCCGGCCGGGAGCGCCCCCTCAGGTGCGGGTGGCTGAAGACACTGGCGAGGAGCGGACGGCCGGCCTCGTTGGCGGCCGCGGTGCGGTGCACCGCGACGAGGTCGAGCAGCTCCGGCTCGAGCACCAGCCCCAGCTCCTCCTCGACCTCGCGCACCGCGCACTGCTCCGGCCTCTCGCCCGCCTCGGGCTTGCCGCCCGGGTGCATGAAGGAGGTCGTCCCCCGCTTGCGGACGGTGAGCACGTGCCCGTCCGCGTCGGCGAGGACGACGGCGCTGACGACGATCGCGTCTCCGGCCCCGCGCGGGCGGTCCGACGCCAGGGCGGCGTAGACGAGGGAGTCGGTCCACTCCCCCTTGCTCCACCAGTCCTGCCGGCTCCGCGCCTCCAGGTGCATCCCGAGGCGCTCGCACAGGGCTGCCGAGCGGGTGTTGCGCGCGTCCATCTGCGCGGCGATGCGGTGCATCCCGTAGTGGGTGAAGCCGGCCTCGAGGACCGCGGCCGCCGCCTCCGTCGCGAAGCCGCGCCCCGCGACCTCCGGGTGGAAGGTCCAGCCGATCTCCCCCTTCGCCCCGGTCTCGTCGGTGGCCCACAGGGCGACGTCGCCG
Above is a window of Janibacter cremeus DNA encoding:
- a CDS encoding GNAT family N-acetyltransferase gives rise to the protein MPTPFLPIRTERLSLRSHAASDLDALLAYYSIPDVARYLLTHPWSRESGREDLAKRLARTGIEAPTRALALVVEHEGRVIGDVALWATDETGAKGEIGWTFHPEVAGRGFATEAAAAVLEAGFTHYGMHRIAAQMDARNTRSAALCERLGMHLEARSRQDWWSKGEWTDSLVYAALASDRPRGAGDAIVVSAVVLADADGHVLTVRKRGTTSFMHPGGKPEAGERPEQCAVREVEEELGLVLEPELLDLVAVHRTAAANEAGRPLLASVFSHPHLRGRSRPEVVPAAEIEEVRWLDPAADLPDDAAPLLRLLVAPDA
- a CDS encoding NAD(P)-dependent alcohol dehydrogenase, which translates into the protein MRTVKAWAAPSATEPLSPTTIERRDLGEHDVLIEIAYAGICHSDIHTARSEWGEAPYPLVVGHEIAGTVAEVGSAVTSHAVGDRVGVGCLVNSCGECDACKAGNQQYCPQQIGTYAATDRDGTVTQGGYSTHVVVTEDFVLRIPDGLELDVAAPLLCAGITTWSPLRRWHVGEGTKVAVVGLGGLGHMGVQLAVALGAEVTVLSQSLKKQEDGLAFGAVDYRATSDEETFTDLRGKFDLILNTVSAKLPMKKYLSMLAPEGTVVNVGGPVEPFEVPAFSLIMGGKSLAGSNIGGIPETQEMLDFCAEKGIGAKIEVIPAEKVNEAWDRVVASDVRYRFVIDAATI